CGATGGCCCTCCGGTGAATCCTGCGGGCCGCCTCGACGTCGCCGTCCGTCGCCGCCTCGTACGCGGCGGCGAACACCTCCGGGACGACGTTCGACAGCGCGTTGATGCCGCCGGTCCCGCCGAAGACGAGCGCGGGGACGAGGTGGCTGTCGAACCCCTGGAACAGCTGGAAGGAGTCGGGCGTCCGGCGGACCAGTTCGCCGAAGTAGTTGAAGTCGCCGCCCGAGTCCTTCAGCCCCGCGATCGAGTCGCGGTCCGCGACCGCTTCGACGACGGACGGCGGGATCTCCTGGCCGGTGCAGGCGGGGATGTTGTAGAGGTAGATCGGGAGCGGCGCGTCGTCCGCCACGGCGGAGACGAACGCCTCGTTCCCCGCCGGATCGTTGGCCGTGTGGAAGTACGGAAGCGTGACGAGCGCGGCGTCCGCCCCCGCGTCCGCGGCGAACGAGACGCGGTCGAGCGTGCCCTCGACGCTGGTGTGTGCGGTACCGGCCATCACCGGCGCACCGTCGGCGCACTCGACCGTCGTCTCGATCACGGCGCGGTACTCGTCGTCCCCGAGGCTGGCGAACTCGCCGGTCGTCCCGCACGGGACGAGCCCGGTGACGCCGCCGTCGAGCACGTGCTCGACGAGCGCTTCGAGGTCGTCGTACGCGATCGCACCGTCGCGAAACGGCGTGACGAGGGGGCAGAGGACCCCTCCGAACGGCCGATTGTCGGGTTTCGTCATCGAGTGAACGCTTCCGCGCGACCGAGTTATACTTTATCAAGACGCGACCCGGCGATCGGGGACGGACTCGGCGACGACGGGCCCAGCGCGCTCCGCGGCGAGCGACGACGGACGAGGCGGGTCAGTGTTGTTCCGTTCAGTCCCGCACAACCCCCGTCGAGAACCGCGGGCCCCGGTGGGGACACGGAGGGGCTCGCCGTCGGCGTCAGTCGCCCGCCGCGCCCCCTCGCTCCCCGTCTCCGTCCCCGAACCGTCCGTTCGCCGCCTCGGGCCTCGACGCTTTGACGACGACCGGGTTCACCGGCGCGCCCGCGCCGCCCTCGATGTTGAGCGGGGCCGCCACGTAGAGGAAGTCGTAGACGCCGTCCGCGGCGCAGGCCGCCGCGAGGTCCTGCAGGTAGAGGATCTCGCAGACGATCATCCCGAGGTTGGTGATGAGCGCCGGGTGGAGCGGGTTGACGACGTCGAGCCGCTCCCGACCGCCGAAGTCGACCTCGCTCCGGACGTCCTCGTGGAGGTCCTCCCGGACGTCTATCGTCTGTGTGGTCAGCTTTTCGACGGCGAGGTTGTCCGCGCCGACGACGGGGATCTCCATGTCGGCGAAGAACTCGACGAGGTCCTGGCTGAAGCAGAGGCCGGGTTCGTTCAGGTCCTCGGGCCCGCCCGTCCCCCAGACGTGCTCGGCGTCGGGGTCGCGGGCGCGCTCGACCGACCCCGTTCGGACGAGGAGGATGTCGCGCTTCCGAAGCTCCACGCCCTGGGCCTCGGCGGTCGCCGTCAGGTCGTCGAGCGTGACGCACTCCGCGGGGTCGAGGCGGTACGGCGGTTCGTCCTTCTTGTGGCGACCGACGTCGAGGAGGACGCCGCGACCGACGCTGCCCACGTCGGCGGCGTTCGCGATGTCGACCGCGCTCGAGCCCCACGTCTCGGAGATCTGTTCGAGCCGGAGGTCCGTCGAGAACGGTTCCCGGAGCGGGTTCGCGGGTCTGAGCCCCGGTATCCCCTCGGCGTAGTCCGTCCGCGTCGCCGTCGTCTCGGCCGGAAAGCCGTTGTAGAGCAACGGCTCTCGGGTGCCGTCCTCGTCGACGACGCGGTCGTACCAGACGTGCGACAGCGCGTCGTACTGGGTCGACCCCTGCAGGAACAGCCGAGTGACGAACGCGTCGTCGGCGAACTTCATGCCGCCGGGGAGCGGTTCGGCACCTCCCTCTCGATAGTGACGGGCGTCGACGACGTTGTCCCGACGCGCCGGCTGTCGCGTCGGAAACACCGGGTCACCCACAGGGTGTCCCTCGCCGATCGTCTTCCCCGTGTACGGCAACTGGAGCGGGAACACCTCCAGGTTCGGCCCGCCGCGCATCGCCGCCCGTAGCCCCGCGAACGCCTCCTCCTCGCCGAGGTAGTTGAGCGCGCCGACCTGGTCGTCGTCGCCCCACCTCCCCCAGTTGTCGGGCAGGTTCGAGAGCACGCCCGTCCAGATGCGGTTCAGTTCCGGGGTCTCGGCGGCCGCCGCCGGGACGCCCGCGCCGGCCGCCGCCAGCGCGCCGGCGACGCCCCACGCACGAACGAATCCGCGTCGACTGATCGGCAGTTCTCCGTCGGAGTCTGATGTCGAGTCGTTTCGGGTCATCGGTAGATCGGGTCGGATGTCCGTACCGACCACGATACTCTGTACCTTACGGGAGTTTAATTGTTTTCTAGATTAATATACATGATGATGGGGGGAATGTGAATAAAACGAGGGGGACGGCGGTCGACCGCGTGGTTCGTCCTGTCCCGCCCCGGCATCCGTTCTCGTTCCGCGGTCGGTGCCGCCGCTCGATCGACCGCCGTTCGGGGGAGGAGGCGTGCGGGGGCTACCGATCGGCGTCGAGGAACTCGGTCCAGGGCCCCTCGACGTGCGGGTACTCCTCGATCACGTCGAAGTCCACCTCGACGCCGAGGCCGGGCCCGTCCGGGAGCTCGAGGTAGCCGTCGTCGACGGCGAGGTCGTCGACGAGGACGTCCTCGGCCAGCGGGAAGGGGTACATCCCCGCCGCGTCGTCGCCGAAGACGGGGTACTCCAGGTAGCCGTCGAGCGGCGTCGCCGCCGCGAGGTGGGCGTTCGCCACCAGGCCGAGGTGCGTCCCGAAGTTGTGCGGCAGGAACGTCACGTCCGTCCCGCGGCAGTGTTCGACCACCTCCCAGCACCCGGTGAACCCGCGGTGGTGGCGGACGTCGCCCTGGAGGAAGCCGACCGCGCCCGTCTCCGCGAGTTCGATCAGGCCCTCGGGGGACTCCTCGCTCTCGCCGCCGGCCAGCGTGACGTCCACCTCGGCGGCGAGTTCGCGGTAGGCGTCGTAGTCGGCCGGCGGCACCGGCTCCTCCAGCCAGTAGGGGTCGTACGCCTCCATCTCGGTCACCAGCCCCACGAGTTCGTCGAACGAGTAGGAGGCGTCGCCCATCTTCCACCACGTGTGGGCGTCGACCATTATCTCCACCCCGTCGCCGACGGCCTCGCGGACGAGCCGGATGGTCCGAAGGTCGTCGTCGTACCCCAGTCCGGGGCGGTACTTGTACCCCCCGAACCCCCGGTCCCGTATCGCCGCGGCCTGCTCCGCGTAGCCCTCGGGCGGCATGTACATCCCGGCGCTGGCGTAGAGCGGCAACCGGGTCGTCACCTCGCCGTCGGCCAGCAGGTCGTAGACCGGCGCGCCCCGACGCTTGCCGAGGAGGTCGTGGTACGCGACGTCGATCACGGAGATCGCCTGCGATTCGAGCATCTCGGGGAGGCCCGCGGCCGCGATACGTTCGTGTATCTCCGAGGGGTCGTCGATCGGGTCGTCGGTCACGTGCGGCGCGACGACCTCCTCGAGAACGCTCGCGAAGTCGCCCTGGGAGGCCCCCTCGAAGTACTCCCGCATCGCGGAACTGGAGGCACCGCCGGGGGCGACGCCGACGTCGCCGTCCGCCGTCTCGACGACGACGAGGACGAAGTCGCGCTTGAGGAGGCGACGAACGCCGCCGGCGTAGCGGCGGTCCTGCGGGGGGTCGATGGGCGACGAGAGGGTGTGTGCGGTGACGTTCGCGAGTCTCATGTGACTCGCTGTCTCGGAGCACGGCACATAAATATACCCACACCGGCGGTTTCATAGGGAGTATCGTAGTACCCCATCGATGCCCTCCGTGAGCATCGATCCCGGCGGCCAGCCGAGGCTCACCGTGCCTCCGGCCGGCTACGATACTCCCTATCAGAAGACGTATTCCGGTCCCTCGACGTACTCGAACCGCTCGCGGTAGTCCTCCCGAAGCGTGAACCCGAGTCCGGGCCGCCCGGGGGCGTGGACGCGCCCGTCGCGGACGTCGTACTCCTCCTCGAAGATCTCGTTCATCAGCGGCATGTGTCCCTGGCTCACCTCCAGGACGTGGCAGTTCGGCAGCGCCATCGCCAGGTGGACGCTGGCCGCGAAGAGGACGCCGCTTCCCCACGCGTGGGGTGCGACGCGCAGGCCGCGGGCGGAGGCCATCGCCGCGATCCGCCGTATCTCGGTGAACCCGCCGGCGCGGGAGACGTCGGGCTGGGCGACGTCGAGGGCGCGCTCCTCGAAGAGGCTCAGGAAGTCGAAGCGGGTGAACTCCCGTTCGCCCGTGGCGATGGGGATGGTGGTCGACCGGCGGACCTCCGCCAGCCCGGCGTGGTCGTCGGGCGAGACGGGTTCCTCGAACCACGAGACGTCGTACGGTTCGAGCGCATCGGCCAGGCGAACGGCCGTCGACACGTCCAGACAGCCGTGGGCGTCGACCATCAGGTCGACGTCGTCGCCGACGCCGCGCCGCGCCGCCTCCACGCGACGCACCGTGCGGTCGATGGCGAAGTCGTCCTCGCCCACGACGCGCATCTTCACGGCGTCGAACCCCTTCTCGACGTAGCCGCGCATCTCCGCTTCGGCCTCGTCGCCGGGGGCCCACCCGCCGCTGGCGTATCCCCGAACGTCGTCCCTGACGGCACCGAGCAGTTTGTAGACCGGCTGATCGAGGAGCTTCCCCTTCAGATCCCACAGCGCGATGTCGAGCCCCGAGATGGCCTCCAGCGTCACGCCGCGGCGGTCCTCCCGGGGCTGGGAGTAGCCCCGCTCCAGCGACGGCTTCCACCGCGACCCGTCGTACATCTTCTCCCAGAGCCGCTCCGTGTAGAGGGGGTCCTCGTCGAGCAACAGCGGCGCGAGTTCGTGTTCGACGATGCTCGCGATCGTCGGCGGGTTCCCGAGCGACGCGCCGACGCCGACGGTGCCGTCGTCGCTCTCGACGAAGACCAGCGTGGCGTCGGTCTTCACCTTGGTTCCCAGGTCCGTCCGGTGGCGCTTCTCCTCCGGCACCGGGTCCGACAGCGGGACGGCGCGAACGTCCGTGACGTGCATGTCGCCGCCGACGCGGGCGGCACGTATATAGGTATCACGCCACACCCCGCGGCGGACCGAGCGAGGTCGAGTCACGGACGAAGCGATCGCTCTCTCCCCGACGACCCCCGCGACCGCGTTCCACACCCCTATTTTTATGCGTGACCACACCGCATAGTCCCACGAGATGCTACACGCCGAAGGACCACTTCTGACCGTCGACGTCGGCGAACGGGAAGCGTCGACCACGGACATCGACGACGAACTCTCGCAGTTCGTCGGCGGCCGGGGGATCGCGACCAAACTCGCACACGACCGCATCCCGTTCGACGCGGACCCGTTCGGCCCGGAGAACCGCGTCTACTTCGCGACGGGACCGTATCAGGTCTCCCAGATGAGCTTCACGGGTCGGATGAACATGACCGGCCTCTCGCCGCTGACGAACGGCCTGCTGTCGACGAACGCCGGCGGCTACATGTCGCGGGAGTTCGCCGACACGGGATACAGCGTCGTCGAGATAACGGGTGCCAGCGACGAGCTGCTCGCGGTACACGTCACCGACGAGGGCGTCGAGTTCGAGGCCGTGCCTCGACTCGAGGGTGCCAGGACGTCCGAGGTGACCGAGTACATGGCCGCCGAGCACGGCCTGGCACCCGAGAACATCGCCTGCATCGGTCCCGCCGGCGAGAACCTCGTCAGGTTCGGCTGCGTGATGACCTACGAGAGCCGCGCGTTCGGCCGGGGCGGCCTCGGGGCGGTGCTCGGCTCGAAGAACGTCAAGGCGGTCACCTTCGAGGGCGACTCCCGCCCCGACCTCGACCTCGACGCGGAGACGATGTCGGAGATCCACCGCACGGCCGCCACCGCGGACGACATGATGAAGCGACAGGGGACGACCGCCGGCACCGAGTTCATCAACGACAACTTCTCGCTGCCGACGCGGTACTTCTCGGAGATGTCCTTCGAGCACGTCGCGGACATCGGCGGGGACGCCGTCGAGTCCAAGAAGTACAAGAAGGGGGCGTGTTCGGTCTGCGCGTTCGCCTGCAAACTCCCGACGAAGGACGAGGCCAGCGGCCTCGTCACCGAGGGACCGGAGTTCGAGACGGTCATGTCGTTCGGGAGCAACTGCGGCGTCGGCGACGTCGTCGACGTGATGCAGTCGAACGAACTCTGCGACGAGCTGGGTCTCGACACCATCTCCTGTGGCGACACGGTCGCGGCCTACCTCGCCTCCGAGGACGAGTTCGGCAACGCCGAACTCGTCCACGAGACGGTCGAGAACATCGCCTACCGCGAGGGCGTCGGCGACCTGCTCGCCGAGGGCGTCGCGCGCGCCCACGAGGAACTCGGCGTCGAGAACTGGTCGGTCAAGGGTATGGAGTTCGCCGCCCACGACGGCCGCGTCCTCAACGGACAGGGGCTGAGCTACGCCGTCGCTAACCGCGGCGGCGATCACATGTACACGACGACGCTCCGCCTCGAGTACGACGGCGTCATCGACCCCGAGGGCCTCGAGGGCAAGGCCGAGGTGGTCAAGGAGCGCGAGGACATCTGCGCCTTCCGTGACAGCGCCATCGTCTGCGCGTTCGGCGACAAAGGTGACTACGTGGACGAGGGGGTCCACGAGACGCTCATGGGCTGTGACTACGAGGACCTGAAGTCGATGGGAGCGCGCGTCGTCGAGATGGAGCGACACTTCAACAACAAGCGCGGGATGGACCGCGCGGACGACGTCCTCCCGTACGACCTCCCCGACTTCGAGTCGGCGCTCGACGAGTACTACGAACTCCGCGGGTGGAACCTCGACGGCACCGTCCCCGACGGCACCGTCTCGGAGTACGCCCGGGCGGACGACTGAGGCGTCGCGTCCGTCGGTCCCTCTCTCACTCGCGCCCGCCGACGACCGGTGGGGCCGCCCGGAGCACGTCGCCGTCCCCCAGCGTCGTCGCCGCCCCGTCGAGCTGTCTGACGTTCGTCCCGTTGACGGTGACGTTGACGCCGCCGTCCACCTCGCCGTCCTCGTTCAACAGCCACCCCGAAAGCGCCGGGTAGTCGTCCGCGAGATCGTCGGCGAGGTCGCCCACCGTCGCGCCGTCGGGGAGCGTCCGGACGAGCGTCTTCTCGCCGGCGGCCTCGCGGATCGGACCGAACAGCGTCATCTCGACTTCCATACCCACCGTACCGACGCCGGGAGTATGTAACCTCCCGTCTCGTTCCGTTCCGTCCCGCCCCTTCCGGTCCCCTCCTGCCCCCTCACGTCGCCGACTCAGGTCCGCTCGACGCGTCACGGGGTGACGCAACGCTTTTGCGTCGTCCCGGAGTTCGGCCGGACATGAACCCGCGATTTCACCGCGCACTGACCGACGGCGAGCGCGTCGTCGGCAACTGGATCTCCATCGGTCACCCGGCGGTCGGCGAGATCAGCGCCCAGTTGGGCTTCGACTTCGTGGTCGTCGACACCGAGCACACCTCGACCAGCGTCTCCGAACTCGAGGACGTCATCCGCGCCGTCGACGCCGCCGATGGCGACACCGCTCCGCTCGTGCGCGTGCCGAACCACGACCCCGGACGCGTGAAGCGCGTGCTCGACGCGGGCGCGGCGGGGCTGATGTTCCCGATGGTCGAGACGGCCGAGGCGGCGGCGGCCGTCGTCGCCGCGATGCAGTACCCCCCGGACGGCGTCCGCGGGGCCGCTCCCGCCCGCGCCTCCGACTACGGCCGCTCGTTCGGCGCGTACTTCAGGGACGCGAACGACGCCCTCGTCACGATCGTCCAGATCGAGACCGCCCGCGGCGTCGAGAACGCCGCCGAGATCGCCGCCGTCGACGGCGTCGACGCGATCCAGATCGGCCAGGGCGACCTCTCGGCCTCGCTCGGCGCGTTCGGCGACTGGGACGACGACGACTTCACCGCGGCCGTCGCGGCCGTCGTCGACGCCGCGCACGCGGCCGACGTTCCCGTGGGGATGCTCGCGCTCGATCACGACGACATCGACCGCTGGCTCGACGCCGGCGTCGACTTCATGCAGGTCGGTGCCGACATGGTCTACCTGGCCGAGGGGGCCGAGGCGGCCAGGAGCCACTTCGAGGAGGCCGTCGGGGAATAGCGACGGGCGTACGCTCTTTACCCGTCGCACCCTACGCTCGGGCGTGCAGGTAGACGTCAACTGCTACGGCGCGATCGGCGAGGCGGTCGGCGGGAAGTCCCACTCGATGACCGTCGAGGAGGGCGCGACGGTCAGGACGGTCGTCGCGCGACTCGACGAGCGCGCGCCCGGACTGCTCGACAGGCTCCTCCACGACGACCCCCACCCGCTGGTGGTGATGCGGAACGGGCGGCACGTCTCCGTCGTGGACGGTAGCGGGACGCGCCTCGAAGACGGCGACACGCTGGCGCTGTCGGACCCGCCGATGCCGGAGGGCTAGCGGCCGGGATCCAGCAGTTCGAC
The window above is part of the Halomarina pelagica genome. Proteins encoded here:
- a CDS encoding dihydrodipicolinate synthase family protein, which gives rise to MTKPDNRPFGGVLCPLVTPFRDGAIAYDDLEALVEHVLDGGVTGLVPCGTTGEFASLGDDEYRAVIETTVECADGAPVMAGTAHTSVEGTLDRVSFAADAGADAALVTLPYFHTANDPAGNEAFVSAVADDAPLPIYLYNIPACTGQEIPPSVVEAVADRDSIAGLKDSGGDFNYFGELVRRTPDSFQLFQGFDSHLVPALVFGGTGGINALSNVVPEVFAAAYEAATDGDVEAARRIHRRAIAPLFQQCVAHGFAPATKAGLLARDVISSDAVRPPLVELDGDATADVAASVDAALAARE
- a CDS encoding cyclase family protein — its product is MTRNDSTSDSDGELPISRRGFVRAWGVAGALAAAGAGVPAAAAETPELNRIWTGVLSNLPDNWGRWGDDDQVGALNYLGEEEAFAGLRAAMRGGPNLEVFPLQLPYTGKTIGEGHPVGDPVFPTRQPARRDNVVDARHYREGGAEPLPGGMKFADDAFVTRLFLQGSTQYDALSHVWYDRVVDEDGTREPLLYNGFPAETTATRTDYAEGIPGLRPANPLREPFSTDLRLEQISETWGSSAVDIANAADVGSVGRGVLLDVGRHKKDEPPYRLDPAECVTLDDLTATAEAQGVELRKRDILLVRTGSVERARDPDAEHVWGTGGPEDLNEPGLCFSQDLVEFFADMEIPVVGADNLAVEKLTTQTIDVREDLHEDVRSEVDFGGRERLDVVNPLHPALITNLGMIVCEILYLQDLAAACAADGVYDFLYVAAPLNIEGGAGAPVNPVVVKASRPEAANGRFGDGDGERGGAAGD
- a CDS encoding mandelate racemase/muconate lactonizing enzyme family protein; its protein translation is MRLANVTAHTLSSPIDPPQDRRYAGGVRRLLKRDFVLVVVETADGDVGVAPGGASSSAMREYFEGASQGDFASVLEEVVAPHVTDDPIDDPSEIHERIAAAGLPEMLESQAISVIDVAYHDLLGKRRGAPVYDLLADGEVTTRLPLYASAGMYMPPEGYAEQAAAIRDRGFGGYKYRPGLGYDDDLRTIRLVREAVGDGVEIMVDAHTWWKMGDASYSFDELVGLVTEMEAYDPYWLEEPVPPADYDAYRELAAEVDVTLAGGESEESPEGLIELAETGAVGFLQGDVRHHRGFTGCWEVVEHCRGTDVTFLPHNFGTHLGLVANAHLAAATPLDGYLEYPVFGDDAAGMYPFPLAEDVLVDDLAVDDGYLELPDGPGLGVEVDFDVIEEYPHVEGPWTEFLDADR
- a CDS encoding mandelate racemase/muconate lactonizing enzyme family protein encodes the protein MHVTDVRAVPLSDPVPEEKRHRTDLGTKVKTDATLVFVESDDGTVGVGASLGNPPTIASIVEHELAPLLLDEDPLYTERLWEKMYDGSRWKPSLERGYSQPREDRRGVTLEAISGLDIALWDLKGKLLDQPVYKLLGAVRDDVRGYASGGWAPGDEAEAEMRGYVEKGFDAVKMRVVGEDDFAIDRTVRRVEAARRGVGDDVDLMVDAHGCLDVSTAVRLADALEPYDVSWFEEPVSPDDHAGLAEVRRSTTIPIATGEREFTRFDFLSLFEERALDVAQPDVSRAGGFTEIRRIAAMASARGLRVAPHAWGSGVLFAASVHLAMALPNCHVLEVSQGHMPLMNEIFEEEYDVRDGRVHAPGRPGLGFTLREDYRERFEYVEGPEYVF
- a CDS encoding aldehyde ferredoxin oxidoreductase family protein, with translation MLHAEGPLLTVDVGEREASTTDIDDELSQFVGGRGIATKLAHDRIPFDADPFGPENRVYFATGPYQVSQMSFTGRMNMTGLSPLTNGLLSTNAGGYMSREFADTGYSVVEITGASDELLAVHVTDEGVEFEAVPRLEGARTSEVTEYMAAEHGLAPENIACIGPAGENLVRFGCVMTYESRAFGRGGLGAVLGSKNVKAVTFEGDSRPDLDLDAETMSEIHRTAATADDMMKRQGTTAGTEFINDNFSLPTRYFSEMSFEHVADIGGDAVESKKYKKGACSVCAFACKLPTKDEASGLVTEGPEFETVMSFGSNCGVGDVVDVMQSNELCDELGLDTISCGDTVAAYLASEDEFGNAELVHETVENIAYREGVGDLLAEGVARAHEELGVENWSVKGMEFAAHDGRVLNGQGLSYAVANRGGDHMYTTTLRLEYDGVIDPEGLEGKAEVVKEREDICAFRDSAIVCAFGDKGDYVDEGVHETLMGCDYEDLKSMGARVVEMERHFNNKRGMDRADDVLPYDLPDFESALDEYYELRGWNLDGTVPDGTVSEYARADD
- a CDS encoding ubiquitin-like small modifier protein 1; its protein translation is MEVEMTLFGPIREAAGEKTLVRTLPDGATVGDLADDLADDYPALSGWLLNEDGEVDGGVNVTVNGTNVRQLDGAATTLGDGDVLRAAPPVVGGRE
- a CDS encoding HpcH/HpaI aldolase family protein; its protein translation is MNPRFHRALTDGERVVGNWISIGHPAVGEISAQLGFDFVVVDTEHTSTSVSELEDVIRAVDAADGDTAPLVRVPNHDPGRVKRVLDAGAAGLMFPMVETAEAAAAVVAAMQYPPDGVRGAAPARASDYGRSFGAYFRDANDALVTIVQIETARGVENAAEIAAVDGVDAIQIGQGDLSASLGAFGDWDDDDFTAAVAAVVDAAHAADVPVGMLALDHDDIDRWLDAGVDFMQVGADMVYLAEGAEAARSHFEEAVGE
- a CDS encoding MoaD/ThiS family protein; this translates as MQVDVNCYGAIGEAVGGKSHSMTVEEGATVRTVVARLDERAPGLLDRLLHDDPHPLVVMRNGRHVSVVDGSGTRLEDGDTLALSDPPMPEG